A window from Streptomyces sp. NBC_00271 encodes these proteins:
- a CDS encoding Cgl0159 family (beta/alpha)8-fold protein encodes MPRTVDAAELVRLRAHRPEAVAEAAARRPRRPLVGDNGRLMIIAADHPARGALAVGDRKFAMANRADLLERLCLALSRPGVDGVLATADILDDLLLLGALDHKVVLGSMNRGGLQGASYELDDRFTGHRPQDIERLGFDAGKLLLRIDYDDPGSLNTLESTARAIDEMAERHLPIFVEPFLSRRTPGGRLVNDLSAEAVIKSIAIASGLGGSSAYTWLKVPVTDNPDDMARVMETSTLPAVLLGGDVGEDQESAYEKWRGALQLPTVQGLVVGRSLLYPADGDVTAAVDTAVGLL; translated from the coding sequence CTGCCCCGAACCGTCGACGCGGCGGAGCTCGTCCGGCTCCGCGCCCACCGCCCCGAAGCCGTCGCCGAGGCCGCCGCGCGCCGCCCCCGCCGCCCCCTCGTGGGCGACAACGGGCGGTTGATGATCATCGCCGCGGACCATCCGGCCCGCGGGGCGCTCGCCGTCGGCGACCGCAAGTTCGCCATGGCGAACCGCGCGGACCTGCTGGAACGGCTCTGCCTCGCGCTCTCCCGCCCCGGCGTCGACGGCGTCCTCGCGACCGCCGACATCCTCGACGACCTGCTGCTCCTGGGCGCCCTCGACCACAAGGTGGTCCTCGGCTCGATGAACCGCGGCGGCCTCCAGGGCGCCTCGTACGAGCTGGACGACCGTTTCACCGGCCACCGTCCGCAGGACATCGAACGGCTCGGCTTCGACGCGGGCAAGCTGCTGCTGCGCATCGACTACGACGATCCGGGCTCGCTCAACACCCTCGAGTCCACCGCCCGCGCGATCGACGAGATGGCGGAGCGCCACCTCCCGATCTTCGTCGAGCCGTTCCTCAGCCGCCGCACTCCCGGGGGCAGGCTGGTCAACGACCTGAGCGCCGAGGCCGTCATCAAGTCCATCGCCATCGCCAGTGGTCTGGGCGGCAGTTCGGCGTACACCTGGCTGAAGGTCCCCGTCACCGACAACCCGGACGACATGGCCCGGGTCATGGAGACCTCCACCCTGCCCGCCGTACTGCTCGGCGGGGATGTCGGCGAGGACCAGGAGAGCGCGTACGAGAAGTGGCGCGGCGCGCTCCAACTGCCCACCGTGCAGGGCCTGGTCGTCGGCCGCTCGCTGCTCTACCCGGCCGACGGGGACGTGACCGCCGCGGTGGACACCGCCGTAGGACTGCTGTGA
- a CDS encoding helix-turn-helix transcriptional regulator codes for MTDRRLWSYKEIAAHIKVQPDTVRSYRKHGLLPPPDHVESGKPYWYADTVRAWVASRPGNRGRRD; via the coding sequence ATGACCGACCGTAGGCTCTGGTCGTACAAGGAGATCGCGGCGCACATCAAGGTGCAGCCGGACACCGTGCGGTCGTACCGCAAGCACGGACTGCTGCCGCCGCCCGACCACGTGGAGAGCGGGAAGCCCTACTGGTACGCGGACACCGTCCGCGCCTGGGTCGCCTCCCGCCCCGGAAACCGCGGTCGAAGAGACTGA
- a CDS encoding sugar phosphate isomerase/epimerase family protein, whose protein sequence is MTSLSPQASPQSSLSRIRIGSAPDSWGVWFPDDPQQIPWQRFLDEVSQSGYEWIELGPYGYLPTDPAVLKEETARRGLTVSAGTVFTGLHRGPEVWDATWAHVSDIAALTQAMGAEHLVVIPAFWRDDKTGEVLEDSALTPTQWRNLTAQTERLAHEVRERYGLKIVVHPHADTHIDSEENVTRFLDATDSSLVSLCLDTGHYAYCGGDSVKLIETYGERIGYLHLKQVDPLVLAEVRADEVPFGPAVAKGVMCEPPSGVPALEPVLAAAQKLDVELFAIVEQDMYPCPPDKPLPIAQRTRAFLRSCGA, encoded by the coding sequence ATGACGTCGTTGTCACCGCAGGCATCACCTCAGTCCTCACTGTCCCGCATCCGGATCGGTTCGGCTCCGGACTCCTGGGGCGTCTGGTTCCCCGACGACCCTCAGCAGATCCCCTGGCAGCGCTTCCTCGACGAGGTCTCCCAGTCCGGGTACGAGTGGATCGAGCTGGGCCCCTACGGATATCTGCCCACGGATCCGGCGGTGCTCAAGGAGGAGACCGCGCGGCGCGGGCTCACCGTGTCGGCCGGCACCGTCTTCACCGGGCTGCACCGGGGTCCCGAGGTGTGGGACGCCACCTGGGCGCACGTCTCGGACATCGCCGCGCTCACCCAGGCGATGGGCGCCGAGCACCTCGTCGTCATCCCGGCGTTCTGGCGGGACGACAAGACGGGCGAGGTGCTGGAGGACAGCGCGCTGACGCCGACGCAGTGGCGCAATCTGACCGCTCAGACCGAGCGGCTCGCCCACGAGGTGCGGGAGCGCTACGGGCTGAAGATCGTCGTCCACCCGCACGCGGACACGCACATCGACAGCGAGGAGAACGTCACCCGTTTCCTCGACGCGACCGACTCCTCCCTGGTGTCGCTGTGCCTGGACACCGGCCACTACGCGTACTGCGGCGGCGACAGCGTCAAGCTCATCGAGACCTACGGGGAGCGCATCGGCTACCTCCACCTCAAGCAGGTGGATCCGCTGGTCCTGGCCGAAGTGCGGGCGGACGAGGTCCCGTTCGGGCCCGCGGTGGCCAAGGGCGTGATGTGCGAGCCGCCGTCCGGCGTACCGGCGCTCGAGCCCGTCCTCGCCGCCGCCCAGAAGCTCGACGTCGAACTCTTCGCCATCGTCGAGCAGGACATGTACCCGTGCCCGCCGGACAAGCCGCTGCCGATCGCCCAGCGCACCCGGGCGTTCCTGAGGTCCTGCGGAGCGTGA
- a CDS encoding zinc-dependent alcohol dehydrogenase family protein, whose amino-acid sequence MRAVVFERYEEPAEVREVADPVPAEHGVVVRVEATGLCRSDWHGWMGHDPDITLPHVPGHELAGTVEAVGARVTGWRPGDRVTVPFVCACGTCPSCAAGDQQVCERQTQPGFTHWGSFAQYVALDHAEVNLVAVPDELSFATAASLGCRFATAFRAVVAQGRVAAGEWVAVHGCGGVGLSAVMIAVAAGARVVAVDLSPQALDLARKFGAVEVVDASRVGDTAAAVRELTGGGAHLSLDALGSPVTCAASVNGLRRRGRHVQVGLLPEDPAVPMARVIGLELELLGSHGMQAHAYPRMLELVRAGVLRPDLLVTSTIPLDAVPAALAAMGTAPGAGVTVIEPWS is encoded by the coding sequence ATGCGGGCAGTGGTGTTCGAGCGGTACGAGGAGCCGGCCGAGGTGCGCGAGGTGGCGGACCCGGTGCCCGCGGAGCACGGGGTGGTGGTGCGGGTCGAGGCCACCGGGCTGTGCCGCAGCGACTGGCACGGCTGGATGGGGCACGACCCGGACATCACACTGCCGCATGTGCCGGGCCACGAACTCGCGGGGACCGTCGAGGCGGTCGGTGCGCGGGTGACCGGCTGGCGCCCCGGCGACCGGGTCACCGTCCCGTTCGTCTGCGCCTGCGGGACGTGTCCCTCCTGCGCGGCGGGTGACCAGCAGGTGTGCGAGCGGCAGACCCAGCCGGGCTTCACCCACTGGGGTTCCTTCGCCCAGTACGTGGCACTCGACCACGCCGAGGTGAACCTGGTGGCGGTGCCGGACGAGCTGTCCTTCGCTACGGCGGCGTCGCTGGGCTGCCGGTTCGCCACGGCGTTCCGCGCGGTGGTCGCGCAGGGCCGGGTGGCGGCGGGGGAGTGGGTCGCGGTGCACGGCTGCGGAGGCGTGGGACTGTCGGCGGTGATGATCGCGGTGGCGGCCGGGGCGCGGGTTGTGGCCGTGGACCTCTCACCCCAGGCCCTGGACCTGGCACGGAAGTTCGGCGCGGTGGAGGTCGTGGACGCCTCGCGGGTCGGGGACACGGCGGCGGCGGTCCGGGAGTTGACCGGCGGCGGTGCCCATCTCTCCCTCGACGCGCTCGGCTCCCCGGTCACCTGCGCGGCCTCGGTGAACGGTCTGCGCCGCCGGGGGCGCCACGTGCAGGTCGGTCTGCTGCCCGAGGACCCCGCGGTTCCGATGGCCCGGGTGATCGGCCTCGAACTCGAACTCCTGGGCAGCCACGGCATGCAGGCACACGCCTACCCCCGCATGCTCGAACTGGTCCGCGCCGGGGTGCTCCGCCCCGACCTCCTGGTCACCTCCACCATCCCGCTGGACGCGGTCCCTGCGGCCCTGGCGGCGATGGGGACGGCGCCGGGGGCGGGGGTGACGGTCATCGAGCCGTGGAGCTGA
- the iolB gene encoding 5-deoxy-glucuronate isomerase: MTDARTHSTTDVPRSDGLYVPKGATAGGLYAVDIDPKYAGWTHSSLRVVDLGPGGTHTFTTGDSEWIVLPLGGACTVRTEDEEFQILGRESVFAGVSDFAYVPRDARAQIASGAGGRFALAGAKCERRLPARYGPAPEVPVEDRGSGDCARQVRNFASADAFECDKLIAVEVITPGGNWSSYPPHKHDEHRPGVESQLEEIYYFEIDGPNGFGYQRVFPSREGGSDVLAEVRTGDAVLVPDGWHGPSIAQPGHTMYYLNVMAGPGEEREWRICFHPGHLESTEGYR; this comes from the coding sequence ATGACGGACGCCAGGACGCACTCGACGACGGACGTGCCCCGGAGCGACGGTTTGTACGTGCCCAAGGGCGCCACCGCCGGCGGGCTGTACGCCGTCGACATCGACCCCAAGTACGCCGGCTGGACCCACAGCAGCCTGCGCGTGGTCGACCTCGGCCCGGGCGGCACCCACACCTTCACCACCGGTGACAGCGAGTGGATCGTGCTTCCGCTGGGCGGCGCCTGTACGGTGCGCACAGAGGACGAAGAGTTCCAAATCCTGGGCAGGGAAAGCGTGTTCGCGGGGGTCTCCGACTTCGCGTACGTGCCCCGTGACGCCCGGGCCCAGATCGCCTCCGGCGCGGGAGGCCGCTTCGCCCTGGCAGGAGCGAAGTGCGAGCGCCGACTCCCCGCCCGCTACGGCCCCGCGCCGGAGGTCCCCGTCGAAGACCGAGGCAGTGGCGACTGCGCACGTCAGGTGCGCAATTTCGCCTCCGCCGACGCCTTCGAGTGCGACAAGCTCATCGCCGTCGAGGTCATCACCCCCGGCGGCAACTGGTCCTCGTATCCACCGCACAAGCACGACGAGCACCGGCCCGGTGTCGAGTCGCAGCTGGAGGAGATCTACTACTTCGAGATCGACGGCCCGAACGGATTCGGCTATCAGCGCGTATTCCCTTCGCGCGAGGGCGGATCCGACGTCCTCGCCGAGGTCCGCACCGGCGATGCCGTCCTCGTCCCCGACGGATGGCACGGCCCCTCCATCGCGCAGCCCGGCCACACCATGTACTACCTGAACGTGATGGCCGGACCGGGCGAGGAGAGGGAGTGGCGGATCTGCTTCCACCCGGGACATCTAGAGAGCACAGAGGGATACCGATGA
- a CDS encoding helix-turn-helix domain-containing protein yields MVTRIVSRAGHGPGGVWETALARPHPRLRPGVISYRGIRLALDRPRRRLEAPIGAATLLLGFEQPLRISRVGRPPVTLRSVFSGPATTAAVGEHDGRLAGIEVLLAPWAAFTLFGTPQYELADQTLDPDELPHGLGSRDAGPGGRRLRSVGELSAALAALPGWPERFELLDDVLVRWRSAGTPGSARVVRAWAQLQRTWGAMPVARLAEDVGWSVRQLENRFREQIGLGPKAAARVLRLERARRLLAAGRSQAETAATCGFYDQAHLSGEFRAMTGCTPREFTAARGAQPVPRPGPPGADRMAGEATSLVLSPDRSDQSDRGAIFSKTGGLR; encoded by the coding sequence ATGGTGACACGAATCGTCTCGCGGGCGGGGCACGGTCCCGGCGGTGTCTGGGAGACAGCCCTCGCACGGCCGCATCCACGACTGCGGCCCGGGGTGATCAGCTACCGCGGGATCCGGCTCGCGCTCGACCGGCCGCGCCGCAGGCTGGAGGCGCCGATCGGCGCGGCGACCCTGTTGCTGGGCTTCGAACAGCCCCTGCGCATCTCACGCGTGGGCCGTCCCCCCGTCACCCTCAGGTCGGTGTTCTCGGGACCGGCCACCACCGCGGCCGTCGGCGAACACGACGGACGGCTGGCGGGCATCGAGGTGCTGCTCGCCCCCTGGGCCGCGTTCACACTCTTCGGCACACCGCAGTACGAACTCGCCGACCAGACCCTGGATCCCGACGAGCTCCCGCATGGACTGGGCTCGCGGGACGCGGGCCCGGGCGGGCGTCGGCTGCGGAGCGTCGGTGAACTCTCCGCCGCGCTGGCCGCGTTGCCGGGATGGCCGGAACGCTTCGAACTGCTGGACGACGTCCTCGTGCGCTGGCGCTCGGCGGGGACGCCCGGTTCGGCACGGGTGGTGCGGGCGTGGGCGCAGCTGCAACGGACCTGGGGTGCGATGCCGGTGGCCCGGCTCGCCGAGGACGTCGGCTGGAGCGTACGGCAGTTGGAGAATCGTTTCCGGGAGCAGATCGGGCTCGGCCCCAAGGCGGCGGCCCGGGTGCTGCGCCTGGAACGGGCCCGCCGGCTGCTCGCCGCGGGACGCTCACAGGCGGAGACGGCGGCGACCTGCGGGTTCTACGACCAGGCCCACCTCAGCGGCGAGTTCCGGGCGATGACGGGATGCACACCGCGGGAGTTCACGGCGGCCCGCGGAGCTCAGCCGGTTCCACGGCCCGGTCCGCCGGGGGCCGACCGGATGGCCGGGGAGGCGACCAGCCTGGTGCTCTCCCCCGACCGGAGCGATCAAAGTGACCGGGGTGCGATTTTTTCCAAGACCGGTGGGCTCCGTTGA
- a CDS encoding MMPL family transporter, translated as MTARPRLSLFVALLLTALAVVAGSGVADRLGSGGWQDPTAESTYATKALEREFPASQPNLLLLVDSGRATVDAPSVAAEAKRLAARLAGERGVTGVGSYWSSGAPALKAKDGHEALIAARITGDEKTTSETLDRLAPSYRGKHGPIEVRVGGPVAVQHEMQTTIREDLTRAEMIALPVTLVLLVMVFGSAIAALLPLGVGIVAILGTNAVLRGLTEFTDVSVFAMNLTTALGLGLAIDYALFIVRRFREELAKGAAPSPSSPARSSREDAIAAIATTLRTAGRTVLFSSLTVAVSLAAMLLFPQYFLRSFAYAGIAVVLLAAAAALVLLPAALVLLGHRVNALDLRRLFRRGRPPASADGAAWGRMASLVMRRAPVFAVATTVGLIVLGLPFLGVKFGTADDRQLPSGAESHVVQQHIRDGFPGSPGGALEVLAEGRATEAQYTAYKDRIAALPEVLRVDGPLAQGDSAYFTVLPKGEAVGDGAQRLVRELRATQAPFDTSVTGTAAVLVDSKHAIADRLPWAAAFIAIVTLLLVFLLTGSVLIPIQAVLLNALSLTAMFGAVVWVFQDGHLSGLLGFTSPGSIETTLPVLMFCVAFGLSMDYGVFLLSRIKEEYDHTGDHREAVRFGLQRTGGLITAAAVILAVVMVAIGTSRVTNTKMLGLGIALAVLMDAMVVRSLLVPAVMRLTGRATWWAPGPLRRFHDRFGLSEGEAERDGTRQADDREHDRDDDREDTKEDDRERDKVEARG; from the coding sequence GCAGTGGGGTCGCCGACCGGCTGGGCAGCGGCGGCTGGCAGGACCCGACCGCCGAGTCGACGTACGCGACCAAGGCGCTGGAGCGGGAGTTCCCCGCCTCGCAGCCCAATCTGCTGCTCCTGGTCGACTCGGGGCGTGCCACGGTCGATGCTCCCTCGGTCGCGGCCGAGGCGAAGCGGCTCGCGGCACGGCTCGCCGGCGAGCGGGGCGTCACGGGGGTCGGTTCGTACTGGTCGTCGGGCGCACCGGCGCTGAAGGCGAAGGACGGCCACGAGGCGCTGATCGCCGCGCGGATCACGGGCGACGAGAAGACGACGAGCGAGACCCTGGACCGCCTGGCGCCCTCCTACCGAGGGAAGCACGGGCCCATCGAGGTCAGGGTCGGCGGCCCGGTCGCGGTGCAGCACGAGATGCAGACGACCATCCGCGAGGACCTGACCCGGGCCGAGATGATCGCCCTGCCGGTGACCCTCGTGCTGCTGGTGATGGTCTTCGGCAGCGCGATCGCGGCCCTGCTGCCGCTCGGCGTGGGCATCGTCGCGATCCTGGGCACGAACGCGGTACTGCGCGGCCTCACCGAGTTCACCGACGTCTCGGTCTTCGCGATGAACCTCACCACGGCCCTGGGACTCGGCCTCGCCATCGACTACGCCCTGTTCATCGTCCGCAGATTCCGCGAGGAACTGGCCAAGGGCGCGGCGCCTTCCCCGAGCTCTCCCGCGCGTTCGAGCAGGGAAGACGCCATTGCGGCCATCGCCACGACCCTGCGCACCGCGGGCCGCACGGTCCTGTTCTCCTCCCTCACGGTCGCCGTCTCCCTGGCCGCGATGCTGCTCTTCCCGCAGTACTTCCTGCGCTCCTTCGCCTACGCGGGCATCGCCGTGGTGCTGCTGGCCGCGGCTGCCGCCCTGGTCCTGCTCCCGGCGGCGCTGGTGCTGCTCGGCCACCGGGTGAACGCGCTGGATCTGCGCCGCCTGTTCCGGCGCGGACGGCCGCCGGCGAGCGCGGACGGGGCCGCCTGGGGACGCATGGCCTCCCTCGTCATGCGCAGGGCGCCGGTCTTCGCCGTCGCCACCACCGTCGGGCTGATCGTGCTCGGACTGCCCTTCCTGGGCGTGAAGTTCGGCACCGCGGACGACCGCCAGCTGCCCTCGGGCGCCGAGTCCCACGTCGTCCAGCAGCACATACGGGACGGCTTCCCGGGCAGCCCCGGTGGTGCCCTGGAGGTGCTCGCGGAGGGCCGGGCGACCGAGGCCCAGTACACGGCCTACAAGGACCGGATCGCCGCGCTGCCCGAGGTGCTGCGGGTGGACGGACCCCTGGCGCAGGGCGACTCGGCCTACTTCACGGTGCTGCCGAAGGGTGAGGCCGTCGGCGACGGAGCCCAGCGGCTGGTGCGCGAACTGCGAGCGACACAGGCCCCGTTCGACACGTCGGTGACCGGCACCGCGGCGGTCCTGGTCGACTCCAAGCACGCGATAGCCGACCGGCTCCCCTGGGCGGCGGCCTTCATAGCGATCGTCACCCTGCTCCTGGTCTTCCTCCTCACCGGCAGCGTGCTGATCCCGATCCAGGCGGTGCTGCTCAACGCGCTCAGCCTGACGGCGATGTTCGGCGCAGTGGTCTGGGTCTTCCAGGACGGCCATCTGTCGGGCCTGCTCGGCTTCACCAGCCCGGGATCGATAGAGACGACGCTCCCCGTCCTCATGTTCTGCGTCGCCTTCGGCCTCTCCATGGACTACGGAGTCTTCCTGCTCTCCCGAATAAAGGAGGAGTACGACCACACGGGCGACCACCGGGAGGCGGTCCGCTTCGGCCTCCAGCGCACCGGCGGACTCATCACCGCGGCCGCGGTCATCCTCGCCGTGGTGATGGTCGCGATCGGCACCTCACGTGTGACCAACACCAAGATGCTCGGCCTGGGCATCGCGCTCGCCGTGCTGATGGACGCGATGGTCGTCCGCAGCCTGCTGGTCCCGGCGGTCATGCGCCTCACGGGCCGCGCGACCTGGTGGGCACCGGGGCCGCTGCGGCGCTTCCACGACCGGTTCGGACTGAGCGAGGGCGAGGCGGAGCGGGACGGCACCCGACAGGCGGACGACCGGGAGCACGACAGGGACGACGATCGGGAGGACACCAAGGAGGACGACCGGGAGCGGGACAAGGTCGAGGCGCGCGGATAG
- the iolD gene encoding 3D-(3,5/4)-trihydroxycyclohexane-1,2-dione acylhydrolase (decyclizing) has translation MTSTTRLTVAQALVRFLAAQYTERDGERRRLIGATWGIFGHGNVAGLGQALIEYADEMPYHQGRNEQSMVHAAVGFARQSNRLSAHAVTTSIGPGATNLVTGAALATINHLPVLLLPGDIFATRPADPVLQQLEVPYAGDVSVNDCLRPVSKYFDRVTRPEALIPAALQAMRVLTDPVETGAVTLALPQDVQAEAYDWPEEFFQERTWTVRRPAADASELAAAVTAIREARRPLIVAGGGVHHSRAEDVLAELAATTRIPVASTQAGKGSLKWDHPQDVGGVGHTGTATANELARTADLVIGVGTRYTDFTTASGTLFTASNVRFLNLNIAPYDGHKLSGIPLIADARAGLEALTEALLLHGHRVEPAYVTEYTDDKERWEYRVDAAYEAEDIDIRPTQPQVLGVLDELVTEDDILINAAGSLPGDLHKLWRARSRDQYHVEYGYSCMGYEIPAAIGVRMAAPDRPVWALVGDGTYLMMPTEIVTAVQEGVAIKVLILQNHGYASIGGLSESVGAERYGTAYRYRSEDRTYTGAPLPVDLAANAASLGMRVLRAKTVRDLRAALAEARAADTPTCVYVETETADTVSGAPPAQAWWDVPVAETATRSSAVKAREEYDRHVAARRRHL, from the coding sequence ATGACCTCAACGACGAGGCTGACGGTCGCACAGGCGCTGGTGCGCTTCCTGGCAGCCCAGTACACGGAGCGGGACGGCGAGCGGCGGCGGCTGATCGGCGCCACCTGGGGCATTTTCGGTCACGGCAACGTCGCCGGACTCGGCCAGGCGCTGATCGAGTACGCCGACGAGATGCCCTACCACCAGGGCCGTAACGAGCAGTCGATGGTGCACGCGGCGGTCGGCTTCGCACGCCAGTCCAACCGGCTGTCGGCGCACGCCGTGACCACCTCCATCGGACCGGGCGCCACCAATCTCGTCACCGGCGCCGCGCTCGCGACGATCAACCACCTCCCGGTGCTCCTGCTGCCCGGCGACATCTTCGCGACCCGCCCCGCCGACCCGGTCCTCCAGCAGCTCGAAGTCCCCTACGCGGGCGATGTGTCGGTCAACGACTGTCTGCGCCCGGTGTCGAAGTACTTCGACCGCGTCACCCGGCCCGAGGCGCTGATCCCCGCCGCCCTGCAGGCCATGCGCGTGCTCACCGACCCGGTCGAGACCGGCGCCGTCACGCTCGCGCTGCCGCAGGACGTGCAGGCGGAGGCGTACGACTGGCCGGAGGAGTTCTTCCAGGAGCGGACCTGGACCGTGCGTCGTCCGGCGGCCGACGCCTCCGAGCTGGCCGCCGCCGTCACGGCGATCCGCGAGGCCCGGCGCCCGCTGATCGTCGCGGGCGGCGGGGTCCACCACAGCCGCGCCGAGGACGTGCTCGCCGAACTCGCCGCCACCACCCGCATCCCCGTCGCCTCCACACAGGCGGGCAAGGGATCACTGAAGTGGGACCACCCGCAGGACGTCGGCGGTGTCGGACACACCGGCACGGCGACCGCGAACGAGCTCGCCCGCACCGCCGACCTGGTGATCGGCGTCGGCACCCGCTACACCGACTTCACCACCGCCTCCGGCACCCTCTTCACCGCCTCGAACGTCCGCTTCCTGAACCTCAACATCGCGCCGTACGACGGTCACAAGCTGTCGGGGATCCCGCTGATCGCGGACGCGCGGGCCGGCCTCGAAGCCCTCACCGAGGCGCTGCTGCTGCACGGACACCGCGTGGAGCCCGCGTACGTCACCGAGTACACGGACGACAAGGAGCGCTGGGAGTACCGCGTCGACGCGGCGTACGAGGCCGAGGACATCGACATCCGGCCCACCCAGCCGCAGGTCCTCGGCGTCCTCGACGAACTCGTCACCGAGGACGACATCCTGATCAACGCGGCCGGCTCGCTCCCCGGTGACCTGCACAAACTGTGGCGGGCCCGGTCGCGCGACCAGTACCACGTCGAGTACGGCTACTCGTGCATGGGCTACGAGATCCCGGCCGCGATCGGCGTCCGGATGGCGGCCCCCGACCGGCCCGTGTGGGCGCTGGTCGGCGACGGCACCTACCTGATGATGCCGACCGAGATCGTCACCGCCGTGCAGGAGGGCGTCGCGATCAAGGTCCTCATACTCCAGAACCACGGGTACGCCTCCATCGGCGGCCTCTCCGAGTCCGTGGGCGCCGAGCGGTACGGCACCGCCTACCGCTACCGCTCCGAGGACCGTACGTACACGGGGGCGCCGCTGCCCGTCGATCTCGCCGCCAACGCGGCCAGCCTCGGTATGCGGGTGCTGCGCGCGAAGACCGTCCGTGACCTGCGGGCGGCCCTGGCCGAGGCGCGCGCCGCGGACACTCCCACATGTGTCTACGTGGAGACCGAAACGGCAGACACAGTGTCGGGCGCGCCCCCGGCCCAAGCCTGGTGGGATGTACCTGTGGCCGAGACCGCGACCCGATCGTCGGCGGTCAAGGCACGTGAGGAGTACGACCGGCACGTCGCCGCCCGACGCCGCCATCTGTGA
- the iolC gene encoding 5-dehydro-2-deoxygluconokinase, which produces MAYDLITMGRIGVDLYPLQTGVPLAQVTSFGKFLGGSATNVAVAASRLGRRTAVITRTGDDPFGAYLHEALRGFGVDDRWVTPVTGLPTPVTFCEIFPPDDFPLYFYRQPKAPDLEIDAHDLDLDAVREARIFWVTGTGLSEEPSRTATLAALAHRAKSATTVFDLDWRPMFWKDPESARPFYAEALRHTTVAVGNLDEVEIATGVREPHAAAAALLEAGVELAVVKQGPKGVLAVHRDGTSAEVPPLPVTVLNGLGAGDAFGGSLCHGLLAGWDLERIMRHANAAGAIVASRLECSSAMPTPEEVEDALTAGAVR; this is translated from the coding sequence ATGGCGTACGACCTGATCACCATGGGGCGGATCGGTGTGGACCTCTACCCGTTGCAGACGGGGGTCCCGCTGGCGCAGGTGACGTCCTTCGGGAAGTTCCTGGGCGGCTCGGCGACGAACGTCGCGGTGGCCGCGTCCCGGCTCGGACGGCGTACGGCGGTGATCACGCGCACCGGTGACGACCCCTTCGGCGCGTACCTCCACGAGGCACTGCGCGGCTTCGGCGTGGACGACCGCTGGGTCACCCCGGTCACCGGGCTGCCCACCCCGGTGACGTTCTGCGAGATCTTCCCGCCCGACGACTTCCCGCTGTACTTCTACCGGCAGCCCAAGGCCCCGGACCTGGAGATCGACGCGCATGACCTCGACCTGGACGCCGTCCGTGAGGCGCGCATCTTCTGGGTGACCGGGACCGGCCTGAGCGAGGAGCCCAGCCGGACGGCGACGCTCGCCGCGCTCGCCCACCGCGCCAAGTCCGCCACGACGGTCTTCGACCTCGATTGGCGGCCCATGTTCTGGAAGGACCCTGAGTCCGCCCGCCCGTTCTACGCCGAGGCCCTGCGCCACACCACCGTCGCCGTCGGCAACCTCGACGAGGTCGAGATCGCCACCGGCGTCCGCGAACCGCACGCGGCGGCCGCGGCCCTCCTCGAGGCGGGCGTCGAACTCGCCGTCGTCAAACAGGGCCCCAAGGGCGTCCTCGCCGTCCACCGCGACGGCACGTCGGCCGAGGTCCCGCCGCTCCCGGTGACGGTCCTCAACGGCCTCGGCGCCGGTGACGCGTTCGGCGGTTCCCTCTGTCACGGCCTGCTCGCCGGCTGGGACCTGGAGCGGATCATGCGGCACGCCAACGCGGCCGGTGCCATCGTCGCCTCCCGGCTGGAGTGCTCCTCCGCGATGCCGACCCCCGAAGAGGTCGAGGACGCGCTCACGGCGGGAGCGGTCCGATGA